The genomic region gaTTGGTTGGACTGCCTCCCTTTGAAGCCCTTCCCTATTGCCTCATGGCTATTGGTTCTCAGGTTCTTCTGCCTGAGCACACATTTCCTACTATGGAAAGATTCCTGTTCTGTAGGCAGTAGGAATCCCTACAGGGACCCTAATCTAGACCTAAGGTAGGAGACTTTTACCCCATAGGTCCAAAGTCCTGGCAAGAAACTGTGCCCTAAGGAGATGAGACCGTATTCCCTGATAGGGATGGTCCAGGTGGGAAGCTCCCGAATTCCTGACAGCACTTCCTCTCTGTAGCCTCCTGAACCTCAGATCATTGTTGGCATCTGTGCCATGACCAAGAAATCCAAGTCCAAGCCAATGACCCAAATCCTAGAGCGACTCTGCAGATTTGACTACCTGACTGTTATTATCCTGGGAGAAGATGTGATCCTCAATGAACCTGTAGAAAACTGGCCATCCTGCCACTGCCTCATTTCTTTCCACTCCAAAGGTCAGGGTCTGTAAAGGAAAATGAGAAGGAATGATGTtcagaatgttggactgggagaTGAGGTTCTTACTGTCAGATAGTAAAGAGGCCTTTAGTTCTCCTGGACATACTAGAGAGCCGTGCAAAAGCATTTGCTTTCCCTACATTTTGGGGGAGTTGCTGCAGGTAGTGAAAAGCTCATATTTGAACCTCAGGGCAGCTCTACAATTCTTAAGATCTCTAACATAACTGGATCTCTGGAagtactataaaaataatttcttttttactttttcctgatGGAAATTCTGGATTTGGAAAGTTAGGCAGAATAAGGGATGGGGTAGGTGGATAGAGGAGCTCAATGGCAACAAATAGCTTTAATATGTCTATATCTCTTGCCTTTTTCTCACTTTGTCTCTCACTTTCTTCCTTTGGTCTCTGTTGTCTTTCTCCATCCTAGGCTTTCCTCTGGACAAAGCTGTTGCGTACTCCAAGCTTCGAAATCCCTTTCTTATCAATGACCTGGCTATGCAGTATTACATCCAGGATAGGTATAGCACTGTGATCATGCCTGTTTGGAGAACCCACTCTGGGAGGGGCAGAGTCAAACATGCTTAATTTTTGTACCATATCCTCTTGAATTCTGCACCCTAGTACCTCCCAATTATTGAGCAAATGAAATCCCTAGCCCCTCCACATAGTCACCATCCCCACCTCTCCCAGCTAATTTATTCTGTGGATGACAGGAGGGAGGTGTACCGAATTCTGCAGGAGGAAGGTATTGATCTGCCTCGATATGCGGTGCTCAACCGTGACCCTGCCCAGCCTGAGGGTGAGTACCTGGTGTTGTCCAATCCTGACCTGCCTTTCTTTCTATGACTTAGCCCAATTCTCCATTCTCTAGACATCTATGTATCACCTATGTAAGTGAGGCTTTGGTTATTAGGTTATGGGTAGAGTTAGAGCCATGGGTCTTTGGACTCAGCCTTGGATATCTTATACAGATATATACCATATAGAAATTACCATATTTATTACTAAGATATGGTCATAGAAATTTGAGAGTTATGGAGATTAAAACTTGGAGAAAGAGAGTTGGATATATTCTACAATCCTAGGTCCTAGGAGTGACTACATATCTATCTTTCAGAGTGCAACCTGATAGAAGGTGAAGATCACGTAGAGGTAAACGGAGCTGTCTTTCCCAAGCCCTTTGTGGAGAAGCCAGTGAGTGCAGAGGACCACAATGTTTACATCTACTACCCCAGCTCAGCTGGAGGAGGAAGCCAGCGCCTCTTTCGTAAGGTATGGGGGAATCTGAGAGGTAAAAGGACAAGAATGAGGCTGTGGACAGGGAAGCTGGAGGATTTGGGAATAAAATAGAggcaacattctttttttattccttttccttcCAAAGATTGGCAGCCGAAGCAGCGTTTACTCTCCTGAGAGCAGCGTCCGAAAGACAGGGTCATACATCTATGAGGAGTTTATGCCCACAGATGGCACAGATGTCAAGGTTATGGTGGATACAGGGATTTAAGAGGTTATAAATGTCTGGGTGGGATGGGATGCTTGGGGAGCAAGTGGAAGCATGGGGAGGGGGTCATAGAAAATAAAGTGTGAATGTGAATGGCTTTCATATTCAggtacaaatatactgctcacaaaaattaggggatatttcaaaatgaatatgaagcaataaaatatcccctaatttttgtgagcagtaatagCAAGTAAGGGAAGTAGATATTTTACATTATCACTGTCAGAGCCAGGGCAAGGGTGACATGGAACATGATTTAATGTTGGTAAGTTATTTCTTAATAAGGACTAGATGATAGTGCTGGAGTCCCTAGGAGAAACCTtcataattatatttcaataggGCTCAGTGAGAAAAATGTGTCTCCTGTTCTTAATACTcaggttatttttttgttttgtttttgttttttcactctgAAACTAGTCTACAGACCTAGTGCTCATATTGTCTTCTTATATGCAGGGTGAGCTGTGGGCATACTCAGTGATGCTATGTACCTGCAGGTATATACAGTGGGGCCAGATTATGCTCATGCTGAAGCCAGAAAATCTCCAGCTTTGGATGGGAAGGTTGAACGAGACAGTGAAGGGAAAGAGATTCGATATCCAGTGATGCTGACGGCCATGGAAAAGCTGGTGGCCAGGAAAGTCTGCGTAGCATTTAAGGTAGAGGAAGGCCCATAGGGGTGAGGGGCTCTGTGTAATGAGGGAGACAGGAGCAGAGGTCTCAGAAGAAAGAATGACTCTCTTGTTCTCATATTGCTTCTTTGCCTTGCAGCAAACAGTTTGTGGTTTTGACCTTCTTCGTGCCAATGGTCATTCCTTTGTATGTGACGTCAATGGCTTCAGTTTTGTCAAGAATTCGATGAAATACTATGATGACTGTGCCAAGATTCTGGGGTAAGAGACACAGTGGTTTGGGCTGGGGAGAATGGACTTAGAGAAGAGAGTTAGAAAGcttttactttaatttaaatgatttagaagtgaaaaagaaaaatagagaaagggtTCCTCAGCCCTCTTGTCTTCCCAGCACTACCCAGAGGTAATTACTGTTGACAGTCTTAAATGTAACAGCATGTCTTTTTCTGCCATGTATAAacaaactaaatttattttattaaatgtaatcaTACTATAATACTGTTTAAAAAcaacttaactttaaaaaaaattcatcacgtagtattttaaaacatttaaaaatgtataagaaatgatgaatatGGTGAGTATCCATGTATTCACCATTgagcttaagaaataaaatattaagaatgtagctgagcctgaccagtggcgcagtggatagagcctcggactgggatgtagaggacccaggttcgagaccccgaggtcaccagcttgagcgtgggctcatctggtttgagcagaactcaccagcttggacccaaggtcactggctccagcaagggcttactcagtctgctgaaggcccacggtcaaggcacatatgagaaagcaatcaatgaacaactaaggtgtcgcaacgaaaaactgatgattgatgcttctcatctctctctgttcctgtctgtctgtccctatctatcccactttctgactctctctctgtctctgtattaaaaaaaaaaaaagaatgtagttgaggcccttgctggttggctaagtggacAGAGTGTTGTCCTagaatatggatgtcccaggttcaattcccagtcagggcacataagagaagcaaccatccacttctctctgcctccttctccttctctccctttttgctTCTTGCTCattggttcaattggtttgagcattgaccctgggtgctgaggatagctcagttgatttgagcattggtcccagaccaAAGGGGTTGTcacgtggatcccggtcagggtgcatgcaggaagctgtctcaccatctcccctcctctctctctcacacacaaatgtAACTGAAGCTCCTTCATACCCCTCACTAATtacatctctttccttcccacgCAGAGGTATTTGGTGTTTGTCAATCCCATACAATATTTAGTaacatttttactaaaaatttgGGGCTGTCTTTTTTTGCATGcttttatactttatattaatatattattcttCAGCGTGCTGCGTTTAGTGAGCTTTGTTCATACGTGTAGTTCTGGTTCATTCATTTTCACACAGCTCCTTCATGTTTCTCCTTCTAGGAACACCATAATGCGGGAACTTGCCCCACAGTTCCAGATTCCATGGTCTATCCCCACAGAGGCTGAGGACATTCCCATTGTCCCTACCACATCTGGCACTATGTGAGCAAAAGTAAAAAATCTGGAGTAACCTACTTAAGGCACCTACATCAGACCAGTAGTTACTTCCTGACCCTGTGTATTCTGACCAGTGGAGCCTGGGTCTCTTCTAGCTGGTTTTCTTAATCTTGCCTATATTCCTAATCTCAGAtagttttcttctgttctttgacATGTCAAGTAGGATGAAATGATGGGAGGTGGCGAGGGATGGAATGGGGAGAGGTTCTAAGAACACTCCTTATCTTAGGATGGAACTTCGTTGTGTCATCGCGATTATTCGTCATGGGGACCGTACCCCCAAGCAGAAGATGAAGATGGAAGTGACACATCCAAGGTAGAAAGAGTGATTTAGGCAAATAGATTTTGAAATGGGGAGAGGCAGTTCACAGAGGCTTTGACTTTCTCACtctatactgaaacttctttttatttcttcaggttTTTTAGTCTATTTGAAAAACATGGTGGCTACAAAACAGGGAAATTAAAACTAAAGCGACCTGAGCAGCTGCAGGTAAGATAGTGAATCTGGTTTGGCGCAGCAGTGCTATGAGAAGGACAGAGGGAATGGGACTGGGAGCCTCCATGAGAAACCAGGATGAAAGGGTAACTGGCCAGGAGTTGGCCTTCTGCatggatattttattatttcctccagGAGGTGCTGGACATCGCAAGGCTGCTATTGgcagaactagagaaagaacccGGTGGTGAGATCGAGGAGAAGACTGGGAAACTAGAGCAGCTGAAGTCTGTGCTGGAGATGTGAGAAAGGGGATAGAAAAAGGGAGCGAAAACAGTGAGAACTGGGGGCTGGGATAGAAAGTAAACTATGAGTTTATCCTGTAGGTATGGTCATTTCTCAGGCATCAACCGGAAGGTGCAATTGACGTACTACCCTCACGGAGTAAAAGCTTCTAATGAGGGGCAAGGTAAGATATAATAACCTGTTCCCATTATCATTCAGATCTCTTATTCTTGAACCTTTACATAACCTCTACCCCAGAGTACCTTCTGGGCTCCTCAAAAGACCTAACATTTAGATGTCCCCAGTATTTTCCTCAGATCTAGACCTAGTCACTGACCTTCATTCCTGCAGATCCacagcaggaggccctggcccAATCTCTTTTGCTGGTACTGAAATGGGGTGGAGAACTGACTCCTGCTGGCCGTGTTCAGGCTGAGGAGCTGGGGCGAGCTTTTCGCTGCATGTACCCTGGAGGACAGGGTGAGTGTTTGGGGAGTAAACACGTGGCAGGGCTGGGATAAACTGATTAAAGGATAAGGTGGAAAAATGAAGAGAGTGAGGCAATGGGAAAGTTCAAGTGGGAatgagcattcttttttttttttctttttctttcttttttttttacagggactgagtcagagagagggatagggacagacagacaggaatggagagagatgagaagcatcaattattagtttttcattgcgacaacttagttgttcattgattgctttctcatatgtgccttgaccacgggccttcagcagaccaagtaaccccttgctcaagccaacgaccttgggtccaagctggtgagcttttttgctcaagccagatgagcccgcgctcaagctggcgacctcagggtctcaaacctaggtcctctgcatcccagtccgacgctctatccactgcgccaccgccgggtcagACGGGAATTCTTTCTTCCATGCGGGTATTTGTGGCATGCATTCCTGGTCCTCCCCTTTGCCCCCAGGTGACTATGCTGGCTTCCCTGGCTGTGGGCTGCTTCGTCTTCATAGCACTTTCCGCCATGATCTCAAGATCTATGCCTCTGATGAAGGCCGTGTCCAGATGACTGCTGCTGCCTTTGCCAAGGTACACATTACAGTTACCCCATAGTCCCAGCTTCCtttaggaagagaaacagagagtttGGAGAACTATATAGTTGGGAAATTTTAGGGTGTTTATGTGCTAACTCAGAAAAGTTTCTTCTATGTTTGACCCCATTCTATACTACTGAGAACAAGCTGAGAATAATTAGTGAGGGTAGGCCCTTGACCTATATACCCCAGTTCTCCTAGCCAGCTCTCATTTGATCTCTCAGACCATCTAGGCTTAGGGGGATTATGCTAGACTGGAAAGAAAACTGATAGACTTTGTACTTCCCTTTCAGGGGCTTTTGGCTCTAGAAGGGGAGCTGACACCCATTTTGGTACAAATGGTGAAGAGTGCCAACATGAACGGGCTTCTGGACAGTGATAGCGATTCCTTAAGCAGCTGCCAGCACCGGGTGAAGGCTCAACTTCACCATATTTTGCAGCGGGATGCACCCTTTGGCCCTGAGGATTATGATCAGGTCAGGCTCTCAATATACCCCTGATCCCAAATTCCTAGAATTCTAAATAATAGTGATCAATAATGGTACTTatcatgtgccaggtactgttttaTGTGCTTTCTATACAtcgtctcatttaatccttacccTTTGAGATAGGTATGGGTCCACACTCTCTTGTCCACAATTTCAAAAATCAAAAGGAGTTTTATACATTTGGTACCAAGATTCATTTGGCAGCAAAATCTGATATGATAAATATTTCTAATCCCTATTTATTCCATTTAGTATAGTCATACATTTTGCtgcataaataaaaatgtgtttgattATGTACTAGGCCCTGCTGGaggtattatataaaatatagcatACGGCGAATATTAACTTCCTAAAGTTTGAAAAAATTCTCAATTCCAGACATATTGGTCCCaaggattttgaatgagagaatgttttaattattatttaaaaatttttttacttactgattttagcaagagaggatgagagggagagagagatagacaggaacaatgATTTGTtcatgtatgtgctctgactgggtattgaaccaaCAATCTCTATgcttagggatgatgctctaaccaaccaagctatccggccagggcagaatattttaattattcctCACAAGAAACTATCCCAAAACTCATTAACTTAAAAACAACCACTATTTTATTGTCTTACACTTCTAAGCTCAACTACTCTTGCTTGAGATCTCTCCTAAAACTGCCTAGATGTTATCCAGATGTTGGAGCTGGAACCATCTGGAGGCTTGACTAGGATGCTGAGATGGCtgggctctctctcttttcattctcttcctgTGGTCCCTGGGCCTCTTCTCCCCACATATTTTTTCCACATGGTTTCTCTAGCATGGTAGCCAGACTTTTAAATGGTAACTTAAAATAGTAACTTcaaagttgttgttgtttttttgagagagagagaaagacaggaagggagaaagatgagaaacatcatctcatagttgtggcactttagttgttcattgattgcttctcatttgtgccttgattggggactctagccaagccagtgaccctttgctcaagccagcaaccttgggctcaagaccttgggcttcaagccagtgacctttgctcttgagctagtgaccatgggatcatcttgatgatcccatgctcaagctggcaaccctctgttcaagctggatgagcctgtgctcaagccagtgactcggggtttcaaacctgggacctcagcatcccaggtagatactctattcattgcgccaccaccagtctggCAGAAGCTTCCAAGCTTTTTGAAAGTGTAGGCCCAGAATTAGCCCAATatgactttgttatttttttattaagtagttACAAAGCCAGCTTAGATCCAAGGGAAGGGGAAGATGACAAAATATTAATGGCCATCTTTAGTCCATTATAAGAACTGTGGACCTGTACTACTTTTacactattttacagatgaggaaacaggctcataAGAATTTAAgcaaccggccctggccggttggctcagcggtagagcgtcggcctggcgtgcgggggacctgggttcgattcccggccagggcacataggagaagtgcccattcgcttctccaccccccctccttcctctctgtctctctcttcccctcccgcagccaaggctccattggagcaaagatggcctgggcgctggggatggctccttggcctcagccccaggcgctagagtggctctggtctcggcagagcgacgccctggaggggcagagcatcgccccctggtgggcatagcatcgcccctggtgggcgtgccgggtggatcccggtcaggcgcatgcgggagtctgtctgactgtctctccccgtttccagcttcagaaaaatacaaaaaaaaaaaaaaaaaagaatttaagcaaCCTTTCCATGGTCACCCAGCAAGTATGAACTCAAGGAGTCTATCCCGAGAGCCCAGGCTATTAGTCACTGAAGTATACTATCTCACAGTACTAATCATGGTGCATGCCATTACGCAGTGTCATCTTTCTTCCTGTGTATCCAGGTCACTGTTGATGGGGGTCATTTGTTAAACAGTGGTTATCCACCTTTCTACCACTGACAATTCCTCATTTctaatagattattttattttatttttttaagtgagaggcggggactggccctggccggttggcttagtggtcaagtgttggcctggtatgtggatgtcccagctttgatttccggtcaaggcacacagaagaagcaaccatttgcttctccacctctccctctctctcttcccctcctgcagccatgactcaactggttcgagtgcatcagtcctgggtgctgaggatggcttcgtggagcctctgcttcaggcactagaaatagctcagttgagagcatggccccagatgggcagagcatcagccccagatggtccATGTGTTTTTTTCAGAACCACCAAGAACTtaggtctgcctgaccaggcagtggtacaatggatagagcgttggaatggGACATgttggacccaggttcaaaaccctgaggtaaaaaaaacaaacaaataaaaataaaataaaaaccctgaggtcacccacttgagcacaggctcatctggtttgagcaaggctcaccagcttgagcccaaggtcactggcttgagcaaggggtcacttggtctgctggagccccccagtcaaggcacatatgagaaagcaatcaatggtgccacaatgaaaaattgatgcttctcatctctctcccttctggtctctgtgttcctatttgtccttctctctgtctctgtcacaaaaaacaaacaaacaaaaaacccccaaccTAGGtctattttatttcctctggATTCCAAGacgtttctcttttttctttttctttttttgcaagagagagggcaacagagagggacagatatggacagacagacaaaagggggagagatgagaagcatcaatgctttggtgtagcaccttaattgtttattgattgctttcttatatgtgccttgactgggagtgggggctacagcagagtaagtgaccccttgctcaaggcagcaaccttgggctttaagctagcgacctttaggctcaagccaatgaccatggggtcatgtctgtgatcctcgctcaagccagcaaccccgcgctcaatctcgtgaacctgtgctcaaggcagatgagcccacactcaagcagacgacctcggggttttgaacctgggttctctggtcccgggccaacactctaaccactgtgccaccgcctggtcaggctggattccaagactttttttttttttgtatttttctgaagctggaaacggggagagacagtcagacagactcccgcatgcgcccgaccgggatccacccggcacgcccaccaggggcgaagctctgcccaccagggggcgattctctgcccatcctgggcgtcgctatgttgcaaccagagccactctagcgcctgaggcagaggccacagagccatccccagcacccgggccatctttgctccaatggagccttagctgcgggaggggaagagagagacagagaggaaggagagggggaggggtggagaagcagatgggcgcctctcctgtgtgccctggccgggaatcgaacccgggacttctgcacgccagggtgatgctctaccactgagccaaccggccagggcctggattccAAGACTTTTAAAATCAACCTTTCTTAGATGACTGTGCTAGAGTAGTTCCCTCATCTAAAGGCCCTAGAACAGCTGATATGCCCAGTAGTTTGAGTGCTCATTGGAGTGAACCAACAAACAGATCTTATTTGCACGCAATCTCTGAAATAAGTTCACAGGAATATGGACAATTGGCACTGAGCCTAtcttgcttttcatctctctcttccccacagcTTGCTCCCACTGGAAGTACTTCCCTACTCAACTCCATGGCTATCATCCAGAATCCTGTGAAGGTCTGTGATCAGGTATTTGCCCTGATTGAAAACCTCACTCACCAGATTCGGGAACGGATGCAAGACCCCAAGTCTGTAGGTGTGTATGAATACTATCTTCCCTTCAAGGTTTCAGGCATGGGTGGGTTCTTAGACACTCCTGTGTCCTCTCCTAAATGACAAGGCATTCTCATCTCTCTGGTTTTACTTCAGATTTATTATGGACTTTTGTTAGAGGTAAAATCTTggcttcttgccctggccggttggctcagcggtagagcgtcggcctggcgtgcaggggacccgggttcgattcccggccaaggcacataggagaagcgcccatttgcttctccacccccccccccccttcctctctgtctcttcccctcccgcagccgaggctccattggagcaaagatggcccgggcgctggggatggctccttggcctctgccccaggcgctagaatggctctggtctcggcagagcatcgccccctggtgggcagagcttcgcccctggtgggtgtgccgggtggatcccggttgggcgcatgcgggagtctgtctgactgtctctccccgtttccagcttcagaaaaatacaaaaaaaaaaaataaaaaaatcttggcTTCTCTGGTTGTCTGTCTTCCTTCCAGACCTGCAACTCTACCACAGTGAGACATTAGAGCTAATGCTACAGCGTTGGAGCAAGCTGGAGCGTGACTTTCGACAGAAGAGTGGGCGCTATGATATCAGTAAGATTCCTGACATCTATGACTGTGTCAAGTATGATGTGCAGCACAATGCAAGTCTGGGACTTCAAGGCACAGCAGAGTTGCTACGTCTCTCTAAGGCATTGGCTGATGTGGTCATTCcccaggtgtgtcttatataagGAATCTAACCTGGGGATAGGGGCATTGggtaaggaaggagagaaggggcaaAAAGGAGGGGTGGCATTGAAACCAGGGAAGGGAAACTTAGAGAAGGAATTAGTTAAGTTGCTAGGATTCTTAGAGTCTACCCTGGCTCTGAGTAAGTACAAGAGACTGGGGAGGAACCTGGAGATGGGGAGTATGGTGGATATGAAAGAGGCCCTAGACCTGAGGTAAAGACCTGATCTTGGGCTTGGGAATATGAAGCAAGAGAACAGGATTCATTGAGGTACTTATTCCTGGCCTATGGCCCTTAGGAATACGGGATCAGTCGGGAGGAGAAACTGGAAATTGCCGTGGGCTTCTGTCTTCCACTGTTGCGGAAGATACTACTTGACCTGCAGAGAACCCACGAGGATGAGTCTGTCAACAAGCTGCATCCCCTGTGAGGGAGGGCTGGGAGGGGTTTtggatggagggaggggcatgTCAGGGGAGCCCTTGGGAAAATCTAGACTGGGACAGCTAGGGGGACCTAGAATAGAAGGAAGGGGTCCTGGGATGGAAAGGAGAGGATAAGTCTTTGAGGTGGAAGGAGGGAGTTTGTAGAGGGGTGAGAAGGGATTATCTGATGGTGTGAGTGACTTAGCTATTACCTCAGGTACTCCCGAGGAGTGCTCTCCCCAGGCCGCCACGTTCGAACACGTCTCTATTTCACCAGCGAAAGCCACGTCCACTCCCTACTCAGTGTCTTCCGTTATGGGGGTCTTCTTGATGTAAGGATCTTTCTTTTGACATCAGCCTGTAAACATCTTTTCTCAGCATTCTTTTACTCTCCTACTAATGCTATTTCTGTATTGTAAGCTTTCTCTGTTCTTGTCTCCCTGCCCATTCCCTGACTCCCTTGATAAGCCATGGCTTACCTCTTCTTGTGTTCGGTAGGAGACCCAGGATGCACAATGGCAGCGAGCTTTGGCTTATCTTAGTGCCATCTCAGAGCTCAACTACATGACCCAGATTGTCATCATGCTCTATGAGGACAACACAAGGGTGAGGAGCTAGCAGGGTGGGTTAAGGAGAGggctccttctttctcttccatctccttttaggaaaaaaaacaccttttttatCCTTAGAATTTGTAGAATCCGTCTGGGTGTGGCACCTAGATACAGCATGACACAGAGCATTTAGGAGTTTGCTACTGGAAAGGAAAAAGTGTTTTGGGATCATGTTGAGCCAGAGAGATAGCATAGAACATAGCTTTAGAATGAGGGAGGGTATGGAATTTGGGACAGTGTTATAATGAACCTTTTCTCTCAATAATTGTTACACATATACCTTCTTCATCTGGCTGCACAAAGATATCTTTAAATGTCCTGATatatggtctgaccaggtggtggcgcagtggatagagcatcggactgggatgcagaggacccaggttcgagaccccgaggttgccagcttgagtgcggctcatctggcttgagcaaagctcaccagcttggacccaaggtcgctggctcgagcaaggggttactcagtctgctgaaggcctgcggtcaaggcacatatgagaaagcaatcaatgaacaactaaggtgtcgcaatgaaaaactgatgattgatgcttctcatttctctttgttcctgtctgtctgttcctatctatccctctctctgactctctctctgtctctgtaataaaaaaaataaaaaataaaaataaagtctgaggATCCTTATGAAAGTTCTGAATAAAAggtagttaaaaaaaatgttctgatatATGCACTGTAGTAGCAAAGCTGAATTATCATGGAAAATGGATAGAGAGGGCATAGAAGTGGAAGCTGGAAAGTCATGCCAAGCAGTGAATCTCAAACAGTGGAGGTAAGGAAATGAGGAACCTG from Saccopteryx leptura isolate mSacLep1 chromosome 6, mSacLep1_pri_phased_curated, whole genome shotgun sequence harbors:
- the PPIP5K1 gene encoding inositol hexakisphosphate and diphosphoinositol-pentakisphosphate kinase 1 isoform X8 — protein: MWSLPAGESESATAHFFLGAGDEGLGTHRISMRTEESDSELLEDEEDEVPPEPQIIVGICAMTKKSKSKPMTQILERLCRFDYLTVIILGEDVILNEPVENWPSCHCLISFHSKGFPLDKAVAYSKLRNPFLINDLAMQYYIQDRREVYRILQEEGIDLPRYAVLNRDPAQPEECNLIEGEDHVEVNGAVFPKPFVEKPVSAEDHNVYIYYPSSAGGGSQRLFRKIGSRSSVYSPESSVRKTGSYIYEEFMPTDGTDVKVYTVGPDYAHAEARKSPALDGKVERDSEGKEIRYPVMLTAMEKLVARKVCVAFKQTVCGFDLLRANGHSFVCDVNGFSFVKNSMKYYDDCAKILGNTIMRELAPQFQIPWSIPTEAEDIPIVPTTSGTMMELRCVIAIIRHGDRTPKQKMKMEVTHPRFFSLFEKHGGYKTGKLKLKRPEQLQEVLDIARLLLAELEKEPGGEIEEKTGKLEQLKSVLEMYGHFSGINRKVQLTYYPHGVKASNEGQDPQQEALAQSLLLVLKWGGELTPAGRVQAEELGRAFRCMYPGGQGDYAGFPGCGLLRLHSTFRHDLKIYASDEGRVQMTAAAFAKGLLALEGELTPILVQMVKSANMNGLLDSDSDSLSSCQHRVKAQLHHILQRDAPFGPEDYDQLAPTGSTSLLNSMAIIQNPVKVCDQVFALIENLTHQIRERMQDPKSVDLQLYHSETLELMLQRWSKLERDFRQKSGRYDISKIPDIYDCVKYDVQHNASLGLQGTAELLRLSKALADVVIPQEYGISREEKLEIAVGFCLPLLRKILLDLQRTHEDESVNKLHPLYSRGVLSPGRHVRTRLYFTSESHVHSLLSVFRYGGLLDETQDAQWQRALAYLSAISELNYMTQIVIMLYEDNTRDPLSEERFHVELHFSPGVKGVEEEGNAPTGYGFRPASSENEEMKTDQGSMENLCSRKASDEPDRALQTSPQPSEGPGLPRRSPLIRNRKAGSMEVMNMQCTGNLDLIPLRGRRRRRSGDLPRPSPAIGLQPRAVSTTHLASCTQVLSETSPSRPGIYRLFSASRPPTEMKQSGLELLDDQHPVVRLLRSFSSDCPGGRPVSLDATLAHHLHQCSYHLRLFRNWLRSGQDDPECFYGFEGCSMVPTIYPLETLHNALSLRQVSEFLSSVCQRHTDAQAQVSTALFESMHSNPASNSAFSPPRTLHSPTMQLRQRSEKPPWYSSGPSSTVSSAGPSSPTAVDCDCHFGFSDQPSLCSHMTEEHQGFGLYQELRGNGAQKLPIEGEQEPFESNKSLQEPPVEASRPCQEVAEKIGQPCQQVPDISQPCQDIPEEVNQPCQEVPGDSHPCKETHDDINQTCQEVPQISQPCQKGIQLCQKVSEEAFQLCQKNLEEVSQPCQGVPVEVGMLVHRFPEGVDGLVQEVLVEVDKPAQEMPEEISHPCQEFSLVVGRLAQEAYATNLVSQDIPESDTPFQEFPEEGDLQIQEDFEEINQKSWVVPEVTDQLPGEDVPQAQYPSSDPNPQSQSLAHDQNLPLPPATCD